The proteins below come from a single Mustela erminea isolate mMusErm1 chromosome 14, mMusErm1.Pri, whole genome shotgun sequence genomic window:
- the VPS26A gene encoding vacuolar protein sorting-associated protein 26A isoform X2, with amino-acid sequence MSFLGGFFGPICEIDVVLNDGETRKMAEMKTEDGKVEKHYLFYDGESVSGKVNLAFKQPGKRLEHQGIRIEFVGQIELFNDKSNTHEFVNLVKELALPGELTQSRSYDFEFMQVEKPYESYIGANVRLRYFLKVTIVRRLTDLIKEYDLIVHQLATYPDVNNSIKMEVGIEDCLHIEFEYNKSKYHLKDVIVGKIYFLLVRIKIQHMELQLIKKEITGIGPSTTTETETIAKYEIMDGAPVKGESIPIRLFLAGYDPTPTMRDVNKKFSVRYFLNLVLVDEEDRRYFKQQEIILWRKAPEKLRKQRTNFHQRFESPESQASAEQPEM; translated from the exons agtTTTCTTGGAGGCTTTTTTGGACCCATTTGTGAGATTGATGTTGTCCTTAATGATGGGGAGACCAGGAAAATGGCCGAAATGAAAACTGAAGATGGCAAAGTAGAAAAACACTATCTTTTCTATGACGGAGAATCCGTTTCAGGAAAG GTAAACCTAGCCTTTAAGCAACCTGGAAAGAGGCTAGAGCACCAAGGAATTAGAATTGAATTTGTAGGTCAAATTG AACTTTTCAATGACAAGAGTAATACTCATGAATTTGTAAACCTAGTGAAAGAACTAGCCTTGCCTGGAGAATTGACTCAGAGCAGAAGTTATGATTTTGAATTTATGCAAGTTGAAAAGCCATATGAATCTTACATCGGTGCCAATGTTCGCTTGAG GTATTTTCTTAAAGTGACAATAGTAAGAAGACTGACAGACTTGATAAAAGAATATGATCTTATTGTTCACCAGCTTGCCACATATCCTGATGTTAACAACTCAATTAAGATGGAAGTAGGCATTGAAGATTGTCTACACATAGAATTTGAATATAATAAATCAAA GTATCATCTAAAGGATGTGATTGTtggaaaaatttactttttattagtaAGAATAAAAATCCAACATATGGAGTTGCAACTGATCAAAAAAGAGATCACAGGAATTG GACCCAGTACcaccacagaaacagaaacaattgcTAAATATGAAATAATGGATGGCGCACCAGTAAAAG GTGAATCAATCCCAATAAGACTATTTTTAGCAGGATATGATCCAACCCCTACAATGCGAGATGTGAACAAAAAATTTTCAGTAAGGTACTTTTTGAATCTAGTCCTTGTTGATGAGGAAGACAGAAGGTACTTCAAGCAGCAG GAGATCATTTTATGGAGAAAAGCTCCTGAAAAATTGaggaaacagagaacaaactttcACCAGCGATTTGAATCACCAGAATCACAGGCATCTGCTGAACAGCCCGAAATGTGA
- the VPS26A gene encoding vacuolar protein sorting-associated protein 26A isoform X1, whose protein sequence is MSEALPAFLDRLWGPWLSPRTPPVRGLSAASPSKSFLGGFFGPICEIDVVLNDGETRKMAEMKTEDGKVEKHYLFYDGESVSGKVNLAFKQPGKRLEHQGIRIEFVGQIELFNDKSNTHEFVNLVKELALPGELTQSRSYDFEFMQVEKPYESYIGANVRLRYFLKVTIVRRLTDLIKEYDLIVHQLATYPDVNNSIKMEVGIEDCLHIEFEYNKSKYHLKDVIVGKIYFLLVRIKIQHMELQLIKKEITGIGPSTTTETETIAKYEIMDGAPVKGESIPIRLFLAGYDPTPTMRDVNKKFSVRYFLNLVLVDEEDRRYFKQQEIILWRKAPEKLRKQRTNFHQRFESPESQASAEQPEM, encoded by the exons agtTTTCTTGGAGGCTTTTTTGGACCCATTTGTGAGATTGATGTTGTCCTTAATGATGGGGAGACCAGGAAAATGGCCGAAATGAAAACTGAAGATGGCAAAGTAGAAAAACACTATCTTTTCTATGACGGAGAATCCGTTTCAGGAAAG GTAAACCTAGCCTTTAAGCAACCTGGAAAGAGGCTAGAGCACCAAGGAATTAGAATTGAATTTGTAGGTCAAATTG AACTTTTCAATGACAAGAGTAATACTCATGAATTTGTAAACCTAGTGAAAGAACTAGCCTTGCCTGGAGAATTGACTCAGAGCAGAAGTTATGATTTTGAATTTATGCAAGTTGAAAAGCCATATGAATCTTACATCGGTGCCAATGTTCGCTTGAG GTATTTTCTTAAAGTGACAATAGTAAGAAGACTGACAGACTTGATAAAAGAATATGATCTTATTGTTCACCAGCTTGCCACATATCCTGATGTTAACAACTCAATTAAGATGGAAGTAGGCATTGAAGATTGTCTACACATAGAATTTGAATATAATAAATCAAA GTATCATCTAAAGGATGTGATTGTtggaaaaatttactttttattagtaAGAATAAAAATCCAACATATGGAGTTGCAACTGATCAAAAAAGAGATCACAGGAATTG GACCCAGTACcaccacagaaacagaaacaattgcTAAATATGAAATAATGGATGGCGCACCAGTAAAAG GTGAATCAATCCCAATAAGACTATTTTTAGCAGGATATGATCCAACCCCTACAATGCGAGATGTGAACAAAAAATTTTCAGTAAGGTACTTTTTGAATCTAGTCCTTGTTGATGAGGAAGACAGAAGGTACTTCAAGCAGCAG GAGATCATTTTATGGAGAAAAGCTCCTGAAAAATTGaggaaacagagaacaaactttcACCAGCGATTTGAATCACCAGAATCACAGGCATCTGCTGAACAGCCCGAAATGTGA
- the VPS26A gene encoding vacuolar protein sorting-associated protein 26A isoform X3 has product MQVEKPYESYIGANVRLRYFLKVTIVRRLTDLIKEYDLIVHQLATYPDVNNSIKMEVGIEDCLHIEFEYNKSKYHLKDVIVGKIYFLLVRIKIQHMELQLIKKEITGIGPSTTTETETIAKYEIMDGAPVKGESIPIRLFLAGYDPTPTMRDVNKKFSVRYFLNLVLVDEEDRRYFKQQEIILWRKAPEKLRKQRTNFHQRFESPESQASAEQPEM; this is encoded by the exons ATGCAAGTTGAAAAGCCATATGAATCTTACATCGGTGCCAATGTTCGCTTGAG GTATTTTCTTAAAGTGACAATAGTAAGAAGACTGACAGACTTGATAAAAGAATATGATCTTATTGTTCACCAGCTTGCCACATATCCTGATGTTAACAACTCAATTAAGATGGAAGTAGGCATTGAAGATTGTCTACACATAGAATTTGAATATAATAAATCAAA GTATCATCTAAAGGATGTGATTGTtggaaaaatttactttttattagtaAGAATAAAAATCCAACATATGGAGTTGCAACTGATCAAAAAAGAGATCACAGGAATTG GACCCAGTACcaccacagaaacagaaacaattgcTAAATATGAAATAATGGATGGCGCACCAGTAAAAG GTGAATCAATCCCAATAAGACTATTTTTAGCAGGATATGATCCAACCCCTACAATGCGAGATGTGAACAAAAAATTTTCAGTAAGGTACTTTTTGAATCTAGTCCTTGTTGATGAGGAAGACAGAAGGTACTTCAAGCAGCAG GAGATCATTTTATGGAGAAAAGCTCCTGAAAAATTGaggaaacagagaacaaactttcACCAGCGATTTGAATCACCAGAATCACAGGCATCTGCTGAACAGCCCGAAATGTGA